The sequence GCCATGCGGCCGACATGCCTGGTGCTGGACGAGGCGACCACGATGCTGGACCCCGCGGGCCGGGCCGAGGTACTGGAAACCCTCTCCGTCCTCAACCGGCGCGACGGGGTCACCGTCATGTTGATCTCCCACGCGATGGAAGACCTCTCCGACGCAGAGCGCATCATCGCTATGGACCGCGGCCGCATCGTGCTGGACGGCCCCGCGGAGAAGGTCATGGCGCGGGCCGAGGAGATCCCCGGCGGTCGGCTGGGTGCTCCTCCCATGGTGAAGCTCGCGCGCTGGCTTCGGGAGGATGGCCTCCGACTCCCAGAGAGCGTGCTCACGGTGGAAGCCCTCGCGGATGCGGTGGCAGCCGCCGCGGGCCTCCGGACCCAGGGCGATGTCTGACCCACTGATCGCCTGCCGCGGGCTCTGCCACACCTACCTGCGGGGGACGCCGATGGAGGCCGCGGCCCTGGACGGGGTCACACTTGAAATCCGTCCCGGAGAGATGGTGGCAATCATCGGCCCGACCGGGTCCGGTAAGTCCACGCTGATACAGCACTTCAACGGACTGCTGCGTCCGACTGCCGGCGAGGTTAGGATCTCCGGGGAGGATCTCTGGGCGCCGCGCGCCGATCGTCGCCGGGCCCGGCAGCAGATCGGGCTGGTTTTTCAGTTCCCCGAGTATCAACTTTTCGAGGAGACCGTGCGGAAGGACGTCGCCTTCGGGCCCAAGAACCTGGGGCTGCCCGCCGAGACGATCGCCGCGAGGGTGGACGAGGCCCTCCGAGCGGTCGGGCTCGATCCGGGGCGGTTTGGCGATCGCTCCCCGTTCACCCTCTCGGGAGGTGAGATGCGGCGCGTCGCGCTGGCAGGCGTCTTGGCGATGCGCCCTGGTGCCCTGGTCCTGGACGAGCCCACTGCCGGGCTGGATCCGCGGGGCAAGGAGGAGCTGCTCGAGCGCATAGCCGCGCTGCACCGGAAGGGCCTGACGCTGGTGATCGTCACGCACAGCATGGACGAGGCCGCCCTACTGGCCGGCCGCATCGTGGTGATGGACGCCGGCCGGGTGATGCTGGACGGTCCCCCCCATGAGGTCTTCGCCCGAGAAGACGATCTCCGGCGCATAGGGCTTGCGTTGCCGCAGGCCGCGCGCCTGGTGCGGTTGCTGCGCGATCGCGGGATGCCGGTTGGTGATGCGATCACGATCGCGGAGGCACGGCAGGCCATCATGGCTGCCGTGCGGGAGATGGGCAGTGGAGCTCACTAGGTACATTACGGTCGGGCAGTATCTCCCGCGATCATCGCCGCTGCATAACCTGGATCCACGTACGAAGATCCTGGCAACGACGGCGCTGATGGTCACCCTGTTCCTCATTCCCTCCTTCGCGGGCCTGGGGCTGCTGGCCGCGGGACTTCTGGCGCTGCTGGTGCTGGGCCAGATCCCGCTCGGGTACGCGCTGAGAGGCCTGCGGCCGATCGCCGTGCTGCTGCTGCTGACGGTTTTCCTCAACACCTTCTTTGGCGGTGGAGAAGGGGGGCGCACCCTGTTCCAGGCCGGCCCGCTGGTCGCGACGGAGGAGGGATTCAGGCGCGCTCTTTTTGTGGGACTCCGATTCATCCTGCTGGTGACCGCGGCCACGCTGCTGACGTTCGTCACCTCGCCGGTGGAGTTGACCGACGGTTTGGAGTGGCTGCTGCGCCCGTTTCGTCGCGTAGGGGTGCCCGCGCACGAGCTGGCCATGATGATGTCCATCGCGCTCCGTTTCATCCCGACCCTGCTGGAGGAGACCGAGAAGATCATGAAGGCCCAGATGGCGCGGGGGGCGGAGTTCGGCCAGGGATCGATACTCCGCCGGGCCCGGGCCTTCGTGCCGGTTCTGGTGCCGCTGCTGATCAGCGCCTTCCGCCGCTCCGAGGAGCTGGCCCTGGCGATGGAGGCGCGCTGCTATCGGGGAGGAGAGGGGCGCACGCGGATGAAGGAGCTGCGCTGGCGAATCGCGGACCTGGTGGCCGGCGCTTTCGTGATCGCCGTCTCCACAGTCCTGGTGAGGTTGCGGTAGTTCCCCGTGCGAACCCTCGCGCTGCTGATCGAGTACGACGGCACGCGATACGCGGGCTGGCAGCGCCAGGGCTCCACCCCCACGATCCAGGGCGCGATCGAGGCCGCATCCGGTTCGATCCTTTCGGAGCCCTGTCGGGTAATCGGCTCCGGCCGCACCGACGCGGGCGTCCACGCGCTTGGGCAGGTGGCCCACCTCTCTACCCGCAGCGCCCTGCCGGTGGAGCGCATCCGGACGGGACTGAACGCGCTGCTGCCCGACGACATCGTGATACGCGACGTGCTGGAAGTGGCGCCGGCGTTTCACGCGCGCTATGACGCGCGCCTGCGCATATACCGCTACGCGATCCTGGCCCGTCCCAGGTCCTCGGCGCTGTTGCGCCGGTACACGCACCACATCGTTGCACCCCTGGACCTCGATGCGATGCGGGCCGGCGCCGCAGCGCTGGTCGGCCGGCACGACTTCACCGCGTTCCGCGTCGTGGGAACGGCCACGGCATCCGCGCTCTGCACCGTGCGCGCCGTCAGGGTGGAGCGCCGCGGCGACCTGGTCACGGTGACGGTGGCCGCCGACCGGTTTCTGAGGCAGATGGTGCGGCTGATCGTGGGATCGCTGGTTGCGGTGGGGCGCGGTGCGCGGCCGCCCGAGGCGATCGCCGCAATTCTGGCTTCCGGGGACAACCAGCGAGCCGGCCCCGCGATGCCTCCCTGCGGTCTCTACCTCCGGCGCGTCATCTACGGGCCGGAGCACGGCCCAGCGCTGAGCGGCCCGGGATCACCGGCGAGCGGTGCGGGATAGCGGGTGAGCGGCGCAGGGCCTGTGCTATAATCGTCGCGCGGGCCCGTAGCTCAAGTGGCAGAGCAGCGCCCTCATAAGGCGCCGGTTCCTGGATCGAAGCCAGGCGGGCCCACCAAAGCGCGCCTGGCCGTAGGGGTGATGTCCTTGGAAGAACGCGAGCGCACCGGCGTCTTTCAGTTCGGCGACCTCACGGCGCAGGGCGTGGAGGAGATCCTGAGGTTCGTATACCGCGCGCTCGAGGAGCGGGGATACGACCCCGTGGACCAGATCGTTGGGTACCTCCTGTCGGGAGATCCGACCTACATCACCAGCCACGGCGACGCGCGGAAGGCCATTCGCCAGGTGGACCGGATACTGTTGCTCGAAGAGCTGGTCAAGGCCTACGT comes from bacterium and encodes:
- a CDS encoding energy-coupling factor transporter ATPase, yielding MSDPLIACRGLCHTYLRGTPMEAAALDGVTLEIRPGEMVAIIGPTGSGKSTLIQHFNGLLRPTAGEVRISGEDLWAPRADRRRARQQIGLVFQFPEYQLFEETVRKDVAFGPKNLGLPAETIAARVDEALRAVGLDPGRFGDRSPFTLSGGEMRRVALAGVLAMRPGALVLDEPTAGLDPRGKEELLERIAALHRKGLTLVIVTHSMDEAALLAGRIVVMDAGRVMLDGPPHEVFAREDDLRRIGLALPQAARLVRLLRDRGMPVGDAITIAEARQAIMAAVREMGSGAH
- a CDS encoding energy-coupling factor transporter transmembrane component T yields the protein MELTRYITVGQYLPRSSPLHNLDPRTKILATTALMVTLFLIPSFAGLGLLAAGLLALLVLGQIPLGYALRGLRPIAVLLLLTVFLNTFFGGGEGGRTLFQAGPLVATEEGFRRALFVGLRFILLVTAATLLTFVTSPVELTDGLEWLLRPFRRVGVPAHELAMMMSIALRFIPTLLEETEKIMKAQMARGAEFGQGSILRRARAFVPVLVPLLISAFRRSEELALAMEARCYRGGEGRTRMKELRWRIADLVAGAFVIAVSTVLVRLR
- the truA gene encoding tRNA pseudouridine(38-40) synthase TruA, producing MRTLALLIEYDGTRYAGWQRQGSTPTIQGAIEAASGSILSEPCRVIGSGRTDAGVHALGQVAHLSTRSALPVERIRTGLNALLPDDIVIRDVLEVAPAFHARYDARLRIYRYAILARPRSSALLRRYTHHIVAPLDLDAMRAGAAALVGRHDFTAFRVVGTATASALCTVRAVRVERRGDLVTVTVAADRFLRQMVRLIVGSLVAVGRGARPPEAIAAILASGDNQRAGPAMPPCGLYLRRVIYGPEHGPALSGPGSPASGAG
- a CDS encoding IreB family regulatory phosphoprotein, with the translated sequence MEERERTGVFQFGDLTAQGVEEILRFVYRALEERGYDPVDQIVGYLLSGDPTYITSHGDARKAIRQVDRILLLEELVKAYVDARLRTATS